In Halobacteria archaeon AArc-dxtr1, the sequence CCGGCGTCACTCGAGCCCGGCGAATGGCGCCATTTCCCGACTGGGGATCGGCCGACTGGTTTTCCGACCGCGACAAGAGCGGCGGAATCTTTGTGGATCTGGCAATCCACGACCTTGACTATCTGCGCTGGTGCTGGGGCGACGTCGAGCGCGTGTTTGCTCGACGGCACCGAGACGAGAAGTGCGAACACGGGTTCGTGACGCTTCGCTTCGAAAACGGTGCAGTGGGGTACGTCGAGGCGTCGTGGGCACAGCCGGATTCTCGGCCGTTTACCGTCGAACTCGAGTTCGCCGGCGACGATGGACTCGTCGAATTCTCTTCGACGAACGAGATTCCGTACCTCGAGTGGGCAAACGGCGAGTGCAGTAAGGAAAGCCCAATTGCGAGAAACGGTTACCGACGTCAGCTCGAACATTTTGTAGACTGCCTCGAGAACGACACCGAACCGGCTGTGGGGCCCGAAGAGGCCCTCGCATCGTTGCGGTTGGCGCTGGCTGCCGAACGATCCGCAGAGCTGGGTGAATCCGTCGCCCTCAGCGAGGTGATCGCATGACGGTTTCAGTCGGCCTTCTCTCGGCGGCTCACGTACATACGGAAGTCTATGCAGAGTTACTCTCCGAGCACGACGACGCGACGCTCCACGGGGTTACCGATATCAACATCGAACAGGGACGCGAAACTGCAGACCAACACGATACCCAGTTCGTCTCAGACGCAGATGAGTTGCTCGATCAGATCGATGCCGCGGTTATTTGTTCGCCCAACGTTGATCACCGAGACTGGTTCGAACGGGCGGCTGCAGCCGACGTCGATGTTCTCTGCGAGAAGCCCCTCGCAACCACCGCCTCGGAGGCTGAGTCGATGGTCGAAACGTGGCGCGAGTCCGGAATCAATGCCGGTGTCGCCATGCCGCTTCGGTTTTGCGAGCCCGCCCGTCTTGCCAAAGAAACGATAGCGGACAACGGAATTGGGTCCGTTCTCTCGCTTTCTGGTACCAATCGCGGACTGATGCCGGGAGGCTGGTTCGTCGATCCAGAGGCCGCAGGTGGCGGAGCTGTGATGGACCACACCGTTCACATTGTCGATCTCGTGGCGCATCTCCTCGGAGAGTGGCCAGCCGAAGTGTATGCAGAGGTCGGTACTCGAATGCACGATATCGACGTGGAGGACGTCAACGTTCTCTCCATGGAGTTGGCCGACGGAACGCCGTTCCTTCTCGACGGATCGTGGAGCAAGCCCGACACGTGGCACACGTGGGGTGACGCGACGCTCGAGATAACCGGTGCCGAGGGAGCCCTCTCCATCGATTGTACTGGTCGCTCGATCGAGTACACCGTCGAATCCGGTCCGAAAGCGGGGATCAACCGGGAATCGTACGGTACCAGCGCAAACGCCGGGTTGATCGACGACTTCGTAGCTGCGGTGCGTGACGGGCGTAATCCTCAAGTCACGCCCGAGCAGGGTCTGCAGGCCGTTCGTGTCGTCGAGGCTGCCTACGAGTCGGCAGATGCTCAAGCGCCGGTACCGATTCAGCGGTGATCAGCCGACGCTGCTGGTTTTCGTCGTGTGACAGGCCCAAGAGGGTAGTGCCGTGATCCAAACTAGTCCGATCATCAACTTCGAGTCCCAAACGTGACTGAACAAACTCACCTGCTGGTCGTCGGTGCACATCCTGACGACTGCGAGATCAAGGCCGGAG encodes:
- a CDS encoding Gfo/Idh/MocA family oxidoreductase; this encodes MRVGIAGAGFMASTHATEYAEMDLDVVAVASPSGPEEFVDEFGFEADSYTDVREMCLDAEIDFLDICTPTHTHRDLVQTAAETGVDVFLEKPIARTLDDAHEIVDIVNSSGIVCMVGHVVRFMPSHENARTLDVGEPGVTRARRMAPFPDWGSADWFSDRDKSGGIFVDLAIHDLDYLRWCWGDVERVFARRHRDEKCEHGFVTLRFENGAVGYVEASWAQPDSRPFTVELEFAGDDGLVEFSSTNEIPYLEWANGECSKESPIARNGYRRQLEHFVDCLENDTEPAVGPEEALASLRLALAAERSAELGESVALSEVIA
- a CDS encoding Gfo/Idh/MocA family oxidoreductase, which codes for MTVSVGLLSAAHVHTEVYAELLSEHDDATLHGVTDINIEQGRETADQHDTQFVSDADELLDQIDAAVICSPNVDHRDWFERAAAADVDVLCEKPLATTASEAESMVETWRESGINAGVAMPLRFCEPARLAKETIADNGIGSVLSLSGTNRGLMPGGWFVDPEAAGGGAVMDHTVHIVDLVAHLLGEWPAEVYAEVGTRMHDIDVEDVNVLSMELADGTPFLLDGSWSKPDTWHTWGDATLEITGAEGALSIDCTGRSIEYTVESGPKAGINRESYGTSANAGLIDDFVAAVRDGRNPQVTPEQGLQAVRVVEAAYESADAQAPVPIQR